A window from Colius striatus isolate bColStr4 chromosome 27, bColStr4.1.hap1, whole genome shotgun sequence encodes these proteins:
- the AP3M2 gene encoding AP-3 complex subunit mu-2 yields MIHSLFLINAAGDIFLEKHWKSVVSRSVCDYFFEAQERASEAENVPPVIPTPHHYLLSVYRHKIFFVAVIQSEVPPLFVIEFLHRVVDTFQDYFGVCSEVMIKDNVVVVYEVLEEMLDNGFPLATESNILKELIKPPTILRTVVNTITGSTNVGDQLPTGQLSVVPWRRTGVKYTNNEAYFDVIEEIDAIIDKSGSTITAEIQGVIDACVKLTGMPDLTLSFMNPRLLDDVSFHPCVRFKRWESERILSFIPPDGNFRLLSYHVSAQNLVAIPVYVKHNISFRDSSSLGRFEITVGPKQTMGKTVEGVMVTSQMPKSVLNMTLTPSQGTHIFDPVTKLLSWDVGKINPQKLPSLKGSVSLQAGTSKPDENPTINLQFKIQQLAISGLKVNRLDMYGEKYKPFKGIKYMTKAGKFQVRT; encoded by the exons ATGATCCACAGCCTGTTCCTCATCAACGCCGCCGGGGACATCTTCCTGGAGAAGCACTGGAAGAGCGTCGTCAGCCGCTCCGTCTGCGATTACTTTTTCGAGGCGCAGGAGAGGGCCTCGGAGGCGGAGAACGTGCCGCCCGTCATCCCCACGCCGCACCACTATCTCCTCAGCGTCTACCGGCACAAGATCTTCTTCGTGGCTGTTATTCAGAGCGAGGTGCCGCCTCTCTTCGTCATCGAGTTCCTGCACCGCGTCGTCGATACCTTCCAG GATTATTTTGGTGTCTGTTCAGAAGTGATGATCAAGGACAATGTTGTGGTGGTTtatgaggtgctggaggagatgCTGGACAATGGCTTTCCATTGGCAACAGAGTCTAATATTCTTAAGGAACTGATAAAGCCTCCCACTATCCTGCGAACAGTTGTCAACACCATCACAG gAAGCACTAACGTGGGTGACCAGCTTCCTACTGGGCAGCTATCAGTGGTGCCTTGGAGACGTACTGGTGTAAAATACACCAACAATGAGGCTTATTTTGATGTGATTGAGGAGATAGATGCAATCATCGACAAATCAG GTTCCACAATTACTGCTGAAATCCAAGGAGTGATTGATGCTTGTGTCAAGCTGACTGGGATGCCAGACCTGACCCTCTCCTTTATG AACCCTCGGTTGCTGGATGATGTCAGCTTTCATCCCTGTGTGCGTTTTAAGCGCTGGGAGTCGGAGAGAATACTCTCCTTCATTCCACCTGATGGCAACTTTCGCTTGCTCTCCTACCACGTCAGTGCTCAGAA TCTTGTGGCAATTCCTGTCTACGTTAAACACAACATCAGTTTCCGTGACAGCAGCTCACTGGGACGTTTTGAGATCACAGTGGGGCCAAAGCAGACCATGGGGAAGACTGTAGAGGGTGTGATGGTCACTAGCCAGATGCCAAAAAGTGTCTTAAATATGACCCTCACACCCTCTCAGGGAACACATATCTTTGATCCAGTTACAAAg TTGCTGTCATGGGATGTGGGGAAAATAAACCCCCAGAAGCTTCCAAGCCTGAAGGGCAGCGTGAGCTTGCAAGCTGGGACATCAAAGCCAGATGAAAACCCCACCATTAACCTGCAGTTTAAAATTCAGCAGCTGGCTATATCTG GACTCAAGGTGAATCGCTTGGACATGTATGGGGAGAAGTACAAGCCCTTCAAGGGGATAAAATACATGACTAAGGCTGGCAAGTTCCAAGTCCGAACCTAG